In Bacillota bacterium, one DNA window encodes the following:
- the lon gene encoding endopeptidase La, whose product MADVETPVTPGSDNEKDLRMEIPEVLNLLPLRDTVVFPVLIVPIAVGRESSIKLIDDSVVGGNRIIGVVAMKDPTVENPTLDDVYRVGTAVVIRMMGKMPDGIRLIAQGISRIEILEAVQRQPYLRVRVRVVQEPTQISEEDSLEIEALRRNIAAAFQKVVQLSPNLPDELEGIALNVTEPHVLTDLVAAHLPVSIADKQKILETFDLKERMRLLLQMLVREVEVLELGSKLQSEVHSELSKTQREYYLREQLKAIQRELGEMDENMAQIEELRQKITEAKMPPEAEKEALRELDRLSRIPSASPEYTVARTYIETMVALPWSISTEDNLDISQVRQVLDEDHYGLEKVKERILEYLAVRKFKTEGTMRQPILCLVGPPGVGKTSLGRSIARALGRKFVRISLGGIRDEAEIRGHRRTYIGALPGQIIQGIRRAGSNNPVFMLDEIDKVGADFRGDPSAALLEALDPEQNSQFRDHYLDVPFDLSKVLFITTANVLDTILPPLRDRMEVIEIPGYTEDEKLEIAKRHLIPRQMQEHGLNEEEHIQWTEEGIRAIIRGYTREAGVRNLEREIASVCRKVARRFAEGETGKVVVDAAKVEEFLGAPRFEFEEISERTSQPGVAVGLVWTPVGGDIVFVEATLMPGNKGLLLTGQLGDVMRESAQTALSYIRSHAKEMGIDPSFFEKHDIHIHVPAGAIPKDGPSAGITMATALASLLTGRCVKPRVAMTGEITLSGRVLPVGGIKEKVLAAHRAGIETVILPSRNKKDLVEDVPEQVRTQMRFVFVDTIDEVLKESLAISTNGAKRTRTRRKAKEAAPVG is encoded by the coding sequence ATGGCAGACGTAGAGACCCCAGTCACGCCGGGCAGCGATAACGAGAAGGACCTGCGGATGGAAATCCCGGAAGTGCTGAACCTCCTACCACTTCGGGATACGGTGGTGTTTCCGGTGCTTATCGTGCCCATCGCTGTAGGCAGAGAGAGCTCCATCAAACTCATCGACGACTCGGTGGTGGGAGGCAACCGGATTATCGGTGTGGTGGCGATGAAAGACCCCACCGTCGAGAACCCCACGCTGGATGATGTGTATCGGGTGGGCACGGCGGTGGTCATCCGCATGATGGGCAAAATGCCGGATGGCATCCGCCTGATTGCTCAGGGCATCAGCCGTATTGAGATACTGGAGGCAGTGCAGAGGCAACCCTACCTGCGCGTGCGGGTGCGCGTGGTACAGGAGCCGACACAAATCAGCGAGGAAGACAGCCTGGAGATTGAGGCACTGCGCCGGAACATCGCCGCCGCTTTCCAGAAGGTGGTGCAGCTGTCGCCGAACCTTCCTGACGAGCTGGAGGGCATCGCACTCAACGTCACCGAGCCTCATGTACTGACCGACCTGGTCGCGGCGCATTTGCCTGTCTCTATCGCTGACAAGCAGAAGATTCTGGAGACCTTTGACCTTAAGGAGCGAATGCGCCTGTTGCTGCAGATGCTGGTGCGAGAAGTGGAAGTGCTGGAGCTGGGCAGCAAGCTGCAGTCGGAGGTGCATTCGGAGCTCAGCAAGACACAGCGCGAGTACTACCTGCGTGAACAGCTCAAAGCCATCCAGCGCGAGCTGGGCGAGATGGACGAGAACATGGCGCAGATCGAGGAGCTGCGCCAGAAGATTACCGAAGCCAAGATGCCTCCCGAGGCGGAGAAAGAGGCTCTGCGCGAGCTGGACAGGCTGTCGCGTATCCCCTCTGCTTCGCCCGAATACACCGTCGCGCGCACATACATCGAGACCATGGTCGCGCTGCCCTGGAGCATCTCCACCGAGGACAATCTGGACATCTCGCAGGTGCGACAGGTGCTGGACGAAGACCACTACGGGCTGGAGAAGGTCAAGGAGCGTATTCTGGAGTATCTCGCGGTGCGCAAGTTCAAGACCGAAGGCACCATGCGCCAGCCAATCCTGTGTCTGGTGGGTCCGCCGGGCGTGGGGAAGACCAGTTTAGGTCGCTCAATTGCTCGTGCGCTGGGCAGGAAGTTCGTGCGTATCTCACTGGGCGGCATCCGCGATGAGGCGGAGATTCGTGGACACCGTCGCACCTACATCGGTGCACTGCCCGGACAGATTATTCAGGGTATCCGACGGGCAGGCTCCAACAACCCCGTCTTTATGCTGGATGAGATAGACAAGGTAGGGGCGGACTTCCGCGGCGACCCGTCCGCTGCGCTTCTGGAAGCACTGGACCCCGAGCAGAACAGCCAGTTCCGCGACCACTATCTGGATGTGCCTTTTGACCTTTCGAAGGTGCTGTTCATCACCACTGCCAACGTGCTGGATACCATCCTGCCGCCGCTGCGCGACCGTATGGAGGTCATCGAAATCCCCGGTTACACTGAGGATGAGAAGCTGGAGATTGCGAAGCGCCACCTCATCCCACGCCAGATGCAGGAGCACGGGCTGAACGAGGAAGAGCATATCCAGTGGACAGAGGAGGGCATCCGCGCCATTATTCGGGGTTACACGCGCGAGGCAGGGGTGCGCAATCTGGAGCGGGAAATCGCCTCCGTGTGCCGCAAGGTGGCGCGCCGCTTTGCGGAAGGGGAGACCGGGAAGGTGGTGGTAGACGCTGCCAAAGTGGAGGAGTTTCTTGGCGCGCCCCGCTTCGAGTTCGAAGAGATTTCCGAGCGCACCTCGCAGCCCGGTGTGGCGGTTGGGCTGGTGTGGACGCCCGTCGGTGGGGACATCGTGTTCGTGGAGGCCACGCTGATGCCGGGCAACAAAGGGCTGTTGCTGACCGGCCAGCTGGGCGACGTGATGCGCGAGTCGGCGCAGACCGCGCTGAGCTACATCCGCAGCCACGCAAAGGAGATGGGCATAGACCCCAGCTTCTTCGAGAAGCATGATATTCACATCCACGTACCCGCTGGGGCGATACCGAAGGATGGGCCTTCGGCAGGCATCACGATGGCAACTGCGCTGGCATCACTGCTTACGGGCAGGTGTGTGAAGCCGCGCGTGGCGATGACAGGAGAGATCACGCTGTCTGGACGGGTGCTGCCGGTCGGTGGCATTAAGGAGAAGGTACTGGCGGCGCACCGTGCAGGTATCGAGACAGTGATATTGCCCTCACGCAATAAGAAGGACCTCGTCGAAGATGTGCCGGAGCAGGTGCGCACACAGATGCGCTTCGTGTTTGTGGACACCATAGACGAGGTGTTGAAAGAGTCGCTTGCTATCTCCACCAACGGCGCGAAGCGCACCCGCACCCGCCGTAAGGCGAAAGAGGCGGCGCCGGTGGGGTAG